In Vitis vinifera cultivar Pinot Noir 40024 chromosome 11, ASM3070453v1, a genomic segment contains:
- the LOC100253298 gene encoding probable purine permease 5 isoform X3 encodes MEEALPRPSVPLWERFSNFWTSAWETYKRKPTSYWVLLILSSGAMLVAFPASSILSRLYYDNGGKSKWIISWVAVAGWPLTALMLVPTYLYFKTSPTPLNLKLVMSYIVLGFLSAADNLMYAYAYAYLPASTASLLASSSLVFSALFGYFLVNNKLNAATINAVVIITAAVTIIALDSDSDRYDNVSDSQYIMGFIWDILGSALHGLIFALSELVFVKLLGRISFHVVLEQQVMVSLFAFIFTTVGVIVEKDFQGMASEARSFKGGKASYYLVLIWGAITFQLGVLGGTAVLYLSSTVLAGVLNAIRVPLTSIAAVILLHDPMSSFKILSLIITFWGFGYYIYGNSAVSKDSLS; translated from the coding sequence ATGGAGGAGGCATTACCAAGACCATCTGTTCCGTTGTGGGAACGGTTTTCCAACTTTTGGACCAGCGCCTGGGAAACATACAAACGCAAGCCAACCTCGTATTGGGTTCTTCTCATTCTAAGCAGTGGAGCAATGCTTGTGGCATTTCCTGCTTCTAGCATCCTATCTCGTCTCTATTATGACAATGGGGGCAAAAGCAAATGGATTATTTCATGGGTGGCTGTGGCAGGGTGGCCTCTAACTGCGTTAATGTTAGTTCCCACatacttatattttaaaacctCGCCTACTCCTCTGAACCTCAAACTTGTTATGTCATACATTGTGTTGGGCTTCTTAAGTGCTGCTGACAACCTCATGTATGCATATGCTTATGCCTACCTCCCTGCATCAACTGCTTCTCTTCTGGCATCATCCTCCCTTGTGTTCTCTGCACTGTTTGGTTATTTTCTTGTTAATAACAAACTCAATGCTGCAACTATAAATGCTGTTGTGATCATTACTGCTGCTGTAACAATCATTGCCTTGGATTCAGATTCAGACAGGTATGATAATGTTAGTGACAGCCAATACATTATGGGGTTTATATGGGATATCTTGGGATCTGCCCTCCATGGGCTCATTTTTGCTCTTTCAGAGCTAGTGTTTGTGAAGTTACTGGGGAGAATTTCCTTCCATGTTGTTTTGGAGCAACAGGTCATGGTATCTTTATTCGCCTTCATATTTACCACGGTTGGGGTCATTGTGGAGAAGGATTTTCAAGGGATGGCGTCTGAGGCTAGAAGTTTCAAGGGTGGCAAAGCTTCATATTACCTGGTTCTCATCTGGGGTGCCATTACTTTCCAGTTGGGAGTTTTGGGAGGAACTGCTGTGCTTTATTTGTCATCCACTGTGCTAGCTGGTGTTCTCAATGCAATAAGGGTACCACTCACCAGCATTGCAGCTGTTATATTACTGCATGACCCAATGAGCAGCTTCAAGATCCTCTCTCTGATCATTACCTTTTGGGGATTTGGGTACTATATCTATGGCAATTCCGCTGTGAGTAAAGATTCCTTGTCATAG
- the LOC100267006 gene encoding eukaryotic translation initiation factor 5A has product MSDEEHHFDSKADAGASKTYPQQAGAIRKNGYIVIKARPCKVVEVSTSKTGKHGHAKCHFVGIDIFNGKKLEDIVPSSHNCDVPHVNRTDYQLIDISEDGFVSLLTENGNTKDDLRLPTDDNLLSQIKDGFADGKDLVVTVMSAMGEEQICALKDIGPKN; this is encoded by the exons ATGTCTGACGAGGAACATCACTTCGACTCCAAGGCTGATGCTGGGGCTTCAAAGACATATCCTCAGCAAGCTGGTGCAATTCGCAAGAATGGCTACATCGTCATCAAGGCCAGGCCTTGCAAg GTTGTAGAGGTTTCCACCTCAAAAACAGGCAAGCATGGACATGCCAAGTGCCATTTCGTGGGAATTGACATATTTAATGGGAAGAAACTTGAAGATATTGTTCCTTCATCCCATAACTGTGAt GTTCCCCATGTTAATCGTACTGACTATCAGCTGATTGATATTTCTGAAGATGGTTTT gTGAGTCTTTTAACTGAAAATGGAAACACCAAGGATGATCTGAGGCTTCCCACCGATGACAATCTGCTCAGCCAG ATTAAAGATGGGTTCGCTGATGGGAAAGACCTTGTGGTGACTGTCATGTCTGCAATGGGAGAGGAGCAGATCTGTGCCCTTAAGGACATTGgtcctaaaaattaa
- the LOC100253298 gene encoding probable purine permease 5 isoform X1 gives MKSTLKPLTSSKFKSQMQPLLQPENTSMRNSSPENLRMEEALPRPSVPLWERFSNFWTSAWETYKRKPTSYWVLLILSSGAMLVAFPASSILSRLYYDNGGKSKWIISWVAVAGWPLTALMLVPTYLYFKTSPTPLNLKLVMSYIVLGFLSAADNLMYAYAYAYLPASTASLLASSSLVFSALFGYFLVNNKLNAATINAVVIITAAVTIIALDSDSDRYDNVSDSQYIMGFIWDILGSALHGLIFALSELVFVKLLGRISFHVVLEQQVMVSLFAFIFTTVGVIVEKDFQGMASEARSFKGGKASYYLVLIWGAITFQLGVLGGTAVLYLSSTVLAGVLNAIRVPLTSIAAVILLHDPMSSFKILSLIITFWGFGYYIYGNSAVSKDSLS, from the coding sequence AATGGAGGAGGCATTACCAAGACCATCTGTTCCGTTGTGGGAACGGTTTTCCAACTTTTGGACCAGCGCCTGGGAAACATACAAACGCAAGCCAACCTCGTATTGGGTTCTTCTCATTCTAAGCAGTGGAGCAATGCTTGTGGCATTTCCTGCTTCTAGCATCCTATCTCGTCTCTATTATGACAATGGGGGCAAAAGCAAATGGATTATTTCATGGGTGGCTGTGGCAGGGTGGCCTCTAACTGCGTTAATGTTAGTTCCCACatacttatattttaaaacctCGCCTACTCCTCTGAACCTCAAACTTGTTATGTCATACATTGTGTTGGGCTTCTTAAGTGCTGCTGACAACCTCATGTATGCATATGCTTATGCCTACCTCCCTGCATCAACTGCTTCTCTTCTGGCATCATCCTCCCTTGTGTTCTCTGCACTGTTTGGTTATTTTCTTGTTAATAACAAACTCAATGCTGCAACTATAAATGCTGTTGTGATCATTACTGCTGCTGTAACAATCATTGCCTTGGATTCAGATTCAGACAGGTATGATAATGTTAGTGACAGCCAATACATTATGGGGTTTATATGGGATATCTTGGGATCTGCCCTCCATGGGCTCATTTTTGCTCTTTCAGAGCTAGTGTTTGTGAAGTTACTGGGGAGAATTTCCTTCCATGTTGTTTTGGAGCAACAGGTCATGGTATCTTTATTCGCCTTCATATTTACCACGGTTGGGGTCATTGTGGAGAAGGATTTTCAAGGGATGGCGTCTGAGGCTAGAAGTTTCAAGGGTGGCAAAGCTTCATATTACCTGGTTCTCATCTGGGGTGCCATTACTTTCCAGTTGGGAGTTTTGGGAGGAACTGCTGTGCTTTATTTGTCATCCACTGTGCTAGCTGGTGTTCTCAATGCAATAAGGGTACCACTCACCAGCATTGCAGCTGTTATATTACTGCATGACCCAATGAGCAGCTTCAAGATCCTCTCTCTGATCATTACCTTTTGGGGATTTGGGTACTATATCTATGGCAATTCCGCTGTGAGTAAAGATTCCTTGTCATAG
- the LOC100253298 gene encoding probable purine permease 5 isoform X2, protein MKSKSQMQPLLQPENTSMRNSSPENLRMEEALPRPSVPLWERFSNFWTSAWETYKRKPTSYWVLLILSSGAMLVAFPASSILSRLYYDNGGKSKWIISWVAVAGWPLTALMLVPTYLYFKTSPTPLNLKLVMSYIVLGFLSAADNLMYAYAYAYLPASTASLLASSSLVFSALFGYFLVNNKLNAATINAVVIITAAVTIIALDSDSDRYDNVSDSQYIMGFIWDILGSALHGLIFALSELVFVKLLGRISFHVVLEQQVMVSLFAFIFTTVGVIVEKDFQGMASEARSFKGGKASYYLVLIWGAITFQLGVLGGTAVLYLSSTVLAGVLNAIRVPLTSIAAVILLHDPMSSFKILSLIITFWGFGYYIYGNSAVSKDSLS, encoded by the coding sequence AATGGAGGAGGCATTACCAAGACCATCTGTTCCGTTGTGGGAACGGTTTTCCAACTTTTGGACCAGCGCCTGGGAAACATACAAACGCAAGCCAACCTCGTATTGGGTTCTTCTCATTCTAAGCAGTGGAGCAATGCTTGTGGCATTTCCTGCTTCTAGCATCCTATCTCGTCTCTATTATGACAATGGGGGCAAAAGCAAATGGATTATTTCATGGGTGGCTGTGGCAGGGTGGCCTCTAACTGCGTTAATGTTAGTTCCCACatacttatattttaaaacctCGCCTACTCCTCTGAACCTCAAACTTGTTATGTCATACATTGTGTTGGGCTTCTTAAGTGCTGCTGACAACCTCATGTATGCATATGCTTATGCCTACCTCCCTGCATCAACTGCTTCTCTTCTGGCATCATCCTCCCTTGTGTTCTCTGCACTGTTTGGTTATTTTCTTGTTAATAACAAACTCAATGCTGCAACTATAAATGCTGTTGTGATCATTACTGCTGCTGTAACAATCATTGCCTTGGATTCAGATTCAGACAGGTATGATAATGTTAGTGACAGCCAATACATTATGGGGTTTATATGGGATATCTTGGGATCTGCCCTCCATGGGCTCATTTTTGCTCTTTCAGAGCTAGTGTTTGTGAAGTTACTGGGGAGAATTTCCTTCCATGTTGTTTTGGAGCAACAGGTCATGGTATCTTTATTCGCCTTCATATTTACCACGGTTGGGGTCATTGTGGAGAAGGATTTTCAAGGGATGGCGTCTGAGGCTAGAAGTTTCAAGGGTGGCAAAGCTTCATATTACCTGGTTCTCATCTGGGGTGCCATTACTTTCCAGTTGGGAGTTTTGGGAGGAACTGCTGTGCTTTATTTGTCATCCACTGTGCTAGCTGGTGTTCTCAATGCAATAAGGGTACCACTCACCAGCATTGCAGCTGTTATATTACTGCATGACCCAATGAGCAGCTTCAAGATCCTCTCTCTGATCATTACCTTTTGGGGATTTGGGTACTATATCTATGGCAATTCCGCTGTGAGTAAAGATTCCTTGTCATAG